The following nucleotide sequence is from Nycticebus coucang isolate mNycCou1 chromosome 8, mNycCou1.pri, whole genome shotgun sequence.
ttggccaggcacagtggctcatacctgtaatccacctctttaggaggctgaggcaggagaatgacttgagtccagaagttcgaAAGTAGCCCAAGCAccatagtgagaccctcatctctgcaaaaaaataggaaaaagaattcGCCAAGCATGATGgcatgtgcttatagtcccagctatttaggaggctgaggcacgaggatcacctgagcccaggagtgctgaggttgctgtgagctatgatgatgccgcagcactctagtctggaaaGCTGGGTGAGACCCATATGGCTCTTTAACATGGCCATATGAAAAAAAcatggccaaaagaaaaaagtaaaatctatgtATTGTGGTCCTTTCTATGACAGagattcatttttcaaattttaactaaaaaaatttttgtttcgGTATTAAAATAGCAAAACAGAAGTTATGCCCAGGACGTCTGTTTACACTTGGGTAGTGTTTATGCTGCTGTTCTACATATGTGTACGTGAGTTCTAAACACCAAAGAACAGGCGAACgaaatgtttcttttctgtcttttaaattacttttccaGCATGAAATTAGTtcaagaaaaaatgagtaaaaggaaaatagaaaatgaaattaacaatTTGTCCATGGCCCCCCCATTCAAGGACAAACAACATATCTTAACATTTGGTGGAAACATCTAGTTCTGGCATTCCTCAGTAGCAGTATGTGGTTTTGGACTGACAAACCTTCATAAAGCATTAATGGAAGCCCAGTAAAATCAGTGGGAGGATGCCAGTTTAATTGAAAATTGTTAGAATATGGGACTTGCCAGCTGTGTCCTTCAGTAAATAACCTTCTGATTCATGAAAGGAAACATGATCAAGTTTAGAGTTTGAGCTGGTGAAGCAGAGATGAACCTGAGTAGACTTAATGCCTAGCCTCAGCCTGGCCAGTGACTGCAGGCACCAAAAGCTCTCCTTTTCCTCCATCCGTTCTCCTATACTTACCTCCCTACCACCCACGTCCCCCACTGCCCACTGATGGAAAAACGAATGAAATCACCATTTTTTACCCTTACATGATGGGTGTAATTTGTTGAAGTGctatcccttaaaaaaaaataatacagcatCCTCTGTTTTGCAGCTGTTGGATGATACTAATGCAACAAGAAAAGTGGTGCAGTATTCCTTAAAGCCAGGtaggtgttttttgttgtttgaaatTTTGGCTCTAGACCACTGTAGACCAAGGTATCTGAATTTTCTGTGCTTTATggtttacaaaacaaaaaattggctTCTCTCTCTTAAGTGATGTTCCATCATATCTGAGTTTCTTCCCATCCTAATGTAGCTGCCTAGAAGATCAAAGCCAGTGTGGtgtgggtagctgggactaaataAATACTCAATTGTCCTCTGAAGAAAAGTGGTGGGAGGGGAGGTTTCCTTAGGCAAAATTCCCACTCAAAGGTATTTAATGTCCCAGCAGACTCTTAACTGTTGAATTGTTCTCtacaactctttaaaaaaaaaagaaactgttgaATCCTTTTATAATCATGAAACCAGCACTAGAGAAAGGTGATTTTGGGGTCCTAGAACCTGTTATGCAGCTTatgttgaaaaggaaaaaaaagttatttctctTTGAACCCGTTACATGGCTTAACGTTTAAAAACTTCGCCTTTGAAATTTCCCAGTGCATTCCCCATGGGCTGGGCCCATCAGAGCTGTGGCCATCACTGTGCCTCTGGTTGTGATATCCGCGTTCGCAACACTCTTCACTGTGATGTGCCGCAAGAAACAACAAGGTATCTCTCTGTGTGTCATGTCCCCCACTCTAGGGGCAGGCCAGGGGTCACTGCCACCAGAGAGGGAGACTAAGGAGTGCATGGGAAGCCTTACACCTCCTATTCAGTTTCCTGGCTATTATAGTTCCCAGAATCAAAATAATGTGGCTTTTAACCTCCAGAGCCACTAAAATGACAGGCACAATCCTATTCTTAAACTCAGAATAGTAAATTCAAGGGCAGAAAGAAGTCTGGTTTACTGACCAGTTTTATAAAAGTTGGGTATCACGAGAGAGCCTTTTGGGTAGCTAAAGTGATCTAGATCTTGGTCTGGGTGGGGGTTTACATAGGTGTATACTTTCATAAAAATTCATTGAGGTGTacccttaaaatttatttatgccCTTTATCTTTGTAAATTATACTTGAATAAAATCTTTGTGTTTTAAAGGTCAGCTCTGCCCAGTGtttatttcagtggttctcaaccttcctaaggatgtgacccttcaatacagttcctcatgttgtggtgacccccaaccataaaattatgttcattgctacttcataactgtaattttgccagtgttatgaattgtaatgtaaatatctgttaggcaagatgtattttcattgttacaaaggggttgcaacccataggttgagaaccgctggtttaatTGGTCTAGTAGGCAACAGCTAGCTCTGGGCACCCTGCTAAACCAGGGTGGCCCCTACAGCATTTCTTGTCTTGTCCGAGGTCAATTTCAGGTTAAGAACAATTTGTGACCATTTGTTGCTCTACTGCAGAATTCAGCTGCCCCATGCCCAGCAGTGACCCAAGGGGCTGATGGGTTTGGGGGCTGGTACTGTCTAGGTGGGCATGTCAACTGTTCTTTCTTGAAGATAGCATTGGGTTCCAAGTCTTCGGGAGCAGGGAAAAAGCATTGTTCATAGGTATCAACACtatcttcttttccaatttagaaaatatatattcacatttAGATGAAGAGAGCTCTGAGTCTTCCACCTATACTGCGGCACTTCCCAGAGAGAGGCTCTGGCCAAGACCAAAGGTCTTTCTTTGCTATTCCAGCAAAGATGGCCAGAATCACATGAATGTCGTCCAGTGCTTTGCTTATTTCCTTCAGGACTTCTGCGGCTGTGAGGTATGAAATCTAAAGTTTCTTCTCTTCCCCTGGGCAGGCCAGTGGCTCTGTACTATCTTCCCACCAGGGCTACTTCAGTGACACCTGCCCTTAACTAGTGCCACAGCTTCCAAGTCGGGGACAGTATTACACTCTTCTTTCAGTCTGACCTACCCCTTAGCAGCACCAAATGTTTTATAACACTTAGTTCTAACTTTGACACATTCCTGCTCAAAAGTTTTGAGAGGCACCCAACTACAGGAATTTTGTAAGCGTTAGAAAGAACAGCAGCTGCCATAGGAACATCAAACCAGGTTGAGAAGGATTATCACTCAAGACGTGCTGGTGAGTGTATTCAGGACAGAAGCCCCACTGGAGGGCCAAAGACAGAAGGGCAAGTAAAGCAGTGCGTTCACACAATTTTTTGGGAGGGGAGTTTTGCTAAGAAGGGGAATGGAAAATGGGATTGCCACTGGAGGGGTTCTTCGGGTCCAGGGCGGAGAATGGTTAACAGAGAGCTTTGTGAGGTTGTTTAATCCTTGACTAGAGCAAAGTCATGGGAAGGGAGAAACTGGTGATGTAGGAGAGGAAAGAGGCTGGAGAGAAGCAGGAGGTAGGATGCGAGGACTCCCAGAAAACAATGTCGGTCCTCACTTCTGCCCTGGTTTCTTTGCTGTTCTCTTGAGTTGAGCTATTAATATATTGCTTTTCTATAATGTCACAGTGCTCTTGCGGAAGGCCTACCCTGTTTCTTACAAATGCAAGATTATACAATAATATGTACAAAATACAATAATTGTGTAATTAGAAGTTACTTGAGCTTTTGAGCTTTCAAACTGCCCACTAGCATGGTTCTCAGACTCTGTCCACGTGGTGAGGGTGCCCCCTTGTGTCAGTACCTCATATTACAAGGCCAGGGCCCAGGTTCCCCCTGCAGGAAAGCTTTGTTGAAAAACAGCAGGAGACTAGACAGACTTCACAGACAGCCCAGTTGGCTTTACTTTGCAAGTAATTAGCCCTTGGGGAAAATGCTCTTTCAATTATGATTGTAATACTTaatatagaaaatttggaaactaaacaataatgacaaataaaaaattgCCTGTCATCTCAACTTGGAGAAAGAAGAACCATGGTTAATGTTTGATCCATGTTCTTCCAGTCTTTTTCCGCATTGGTAAACTGACATATACAGTTTTGCATTTGGGACAGATTAGAATTTTCTACATTATTAGTAGTCCTATttaaactgtaatttttttttaatttttctttttatctggaaTCATTTTCACCTCGCATAAACTGCaattttaaatagccacatgacTCTCAATACTGATTCACCAGAATTGAGTTTCTCCGAATTGTTAAATTTCTCACTAGTTGAAAACTGTCCCATTTCTGTTGCTTTCCCAAGAATAGATGCTTGGAAatggaattactgggtcaaagATAGGAACAGGTTTTAAATGCTTGGTATTGAGCTCACTTCAGCAGTgcatacactaaaattggaatgacgcagagaagattagcatggcccttgTGCAAGGATGgcacgcaaatttgtgaagcactccatatttaaaaaaatgtgtggtATATGCTCCCATTATACATTTTAGCATGTATAATGTTAGCAAGAATTAAGGAAATAAGCATAATTTTCAGCAAGGGGATGGATGTTGGGGCAGGgaagaaagcagaagagaaaaaagtcactTCAGAGAATGCCTTCCTCTGTAAGAAACTGTGGCTGCTTTTCTTGGTCATAGCCATTGGAAATTAGATTCTGAACTACAGAAAGAAAGACACCAACACGATTGCCAAGAGATGTTTTCAATAGAGTCAAATGAAAGCAGTCTGAGGAGGAGAAGCTCTCGGAGGGGCCATGCGGGCctggtttcctttcctttgtcAGGGACCCCCTCCCAACTTCCTCACTAGACACCCCCTTCAGGGTTAAATGCCTTGTCTGTTAGAGACCTTGTAGAGATGTGACCCTATAGGTTTCTGTGAAGCCAGGGAGGGAAATGGTCACACCCAAGTACGTTAACCAAAGTGGCTATGTTGCTGCAGTTCACTATCAGTTGGTAAGCAGCATGGCTGGCCCTGGGACTGTGAGTGTGGCCAGAGAGGTCCTCTTTGTCCGTCATGCTCTCCAGATATGAGTCATGGATCATTGTGGGTGACTGTGGTATCCAGGCCTCAGCCCTGACTCCCGGCCCACTTTGAGGTCATTCATCCACATCCTTTGCTCAGAGCCTGTCTGCCTTCTTTCCAGGATCTGCTGGCCCCCTCCCCACCAGGCAGCCTCACTCACCAGGTACACCCACTCCTCTGTGTTCCATGCTGTTCCTTGAAAATGTCCTGTATAGTATGTGACTTGGGCAAACTGCCCAAAGCTCTGTGTTTCTGTCTCCTCACCTGTAGGACAGGAGTAGCATTTATCCCAAATGATGCTAAAATGAGCTTATGGACAACAAATCATAAGCTCATCCTCAGTGTAATCATCATCCTCAGAACCTTAGCTGTTAATGGTACCAGGTAATATGGGACCTGCACGTTGCTGTGCTAATAAGGGTTAAGGGACTGGTGATGTGATCTCCTCTGCCATTCCTGTTCTTACCTGTTTCTCCAGACTCTTTCTGGGCCTCCTGTACGAGTGAGTGAGGTGCTTTGTTCTCTTTCCAGGTGGCCCTGGACCTGTGGGAAGACTTCAGCCTTTGTAGAGACGGGCAAAAAGAATGGGTCATCCAGAAGATCCACGAGTCAGAGTTCATCATTGTGATTTGTTCCAAAGGCATGAAGTACTTTGTGGACAAGAAGAATTACAAACACAAGGGAGGCAGCCAAGGCTCAGGAAAAGGGGAGCTCTTCCTGGTGGCCGTGGCAGCCATTGGTGAAAAGCTCCGCCAGGCCAAGCAGAGTTCTTCTGCAGCGCTCAGCAAGTTCATCGCCGTCTACTTTGATTATTCCTGTGAAGGAGATGTGCCCGTTGTCTTGGACCTGAGCACCAAATACAAACTCATGGACCATCTTCCCCAGCTCTGTTCTCATCTGCATTCCCGAGACCACAGCCTCCAGGAGCCAGGGCAGCACCTGGGACACGGCAGCAGAAGGAACTACTTCCGGAGCAAGTCAGGCAGGTCCCTGTATGTCGCCATTTGCAATATGCACCAATTTATTGACGAGGAGCCTGACTGGTTTGAAAAACAGTTCgttcccctccaccctcccccacTGCGCTATCAGGAGCCAGTCCTAGAGAAGTTTGACTCCGGATTGGTTTTAAACGATGTCATTTGCAAACCAGGGCCTGAGAATGATTTCTGCTTAAAGGCCGAGGCCTCCATCCTTGGGGTGACCGGGTCAGCCGACTTAATTCCAGAAAGTCAGCACATGGGCCTGGACGAAGATGCTGAGGCCCGTGCCACCTCTGATGGTGGTTCGACCCTGCAGCCCCTCCTGCACATGGTGAAAGCTGGCAGCTCCTCGGACATGCCACGGGACTCAGGCATCTACGACTCGTCCGTGCCTTCCTCTGAGCTGTCTCTGCCACTGATGGAAGGACTTTCAACGGACCAGACAGAAACGTCTTCCCTGACAGAGAGCGTGTCCTCCTCTTCTGGTCTGGGTAAGATGCTGTTGGGTCTGGTGTTGCCTTTGACGACTTGTTTCTGCTTACTGGGCTTGCCTCTGACTACTTCTTAAATCCATCAAAGcgtttttctaattttggtaccAATTTCCTAAGCAGCAAAACCTGATGAGAACACAGTTTTGATTCATCCCCGGTAATGTGAATACTGACATGTTAGAGTTGCAGAAATGCTCTAACTTACAGTGAGGGATGTTGTGAAACATACAGTTTGTGCATTTTATCACCTTTCTAAAACTACCCCAAAACACATCATTCCTCAAGGGTCTTGGATTAGGCAGGGTCCTGTggttgaggttgctgcgagctatgataccatggcactctacccaagttgacagagtgagactctgtctcaaaaaaaaaaaaaactacatgcaTTGAGCTGTGGCTCACGCTACAGTATTCATTCTCTCCAACCTAGCTCAGCACAGGGCCCAGTTGGCAGGACTCTGTAGAGGGGACCACTTCCCAGGGAGTCCTAGCAGGATGCCATCTCAGGCTTTTCCTTACCAGGCTTGTAACTAACTGGAGTCATGCAGCAAACCTGTGGTCTTCAAGAAAGGTCTCTCCTTTCCTCAACTAAAGGAACTAGAACTTGTTAGGAGGATGAGATGGCCCCATCTTGAACTGATTAGGATGCCACCTTTGTGCAAAGCTCATAGTCCAAACCCAGATGCAGTCATGTTTTGGCATGAGCACCCCACCCAGTGAAATGCAATGACTGTGTCCTCTCGTCTCTCCTTAGGTGAGGAGGAGCCTCCTGCCCTTCCTTCTAAGCTCCTTGCCTCTGGGGCTTGCAAAGCAGAACTTGGTTGCTGCAGCTACACTGATGAACTCTACGCGGTCGCCCCTTTGTAACAAAATGCAAGAGTCTAAGCATTGCCACTTTAGCCGCCACCTCTCTCTGATTCCTCAGTTCATCTCTCTGATTGCATGGCCCACGTGGAGCTGAGGTCTCCTACAAGGATATTGGAAGTGAAATCTGGCCAGTATTTGCTCCCCTTGGCCCCAACCCTCTTCCAGgcaaagttttcaattttttgaaatcgTACAGAGCTCTGAAAGACTTGCGCCTAAGGTCTGGCAACAGCTTGCCATGTTACGTCAGAGCTGGttctgggagagagggagggaacaTGTGAAGAGAAGCAGAAGAATACCTGCACTGATCATTCAGACCTCGCCGAGCTCCGCAAACTTTGCCTGTCTACTGTTGGCTGCTTTGATTGAAATGCTGTGTGGAAAGGCACTTTTAATGTCATTATAGCCACAGAAATCAAGCACCAGTCTATCCGGAGCCTGTGTTGTATTGTAGATGGTGTTACTGTCCACAGTTTTGAAGCAGAACTTACGATGCCCGGACATTCAATAAGCTTTGAGTCAAAGATCAAGAAAGTAACTAAATGCAGAGTTACCTTTCATAAAAGAAGCCTTGTGTATTACTGGGTGGCATAGCTGGCTGaagtggccagggccaggctggcCATCTTGACTATTCCATCTGGGGTAGGTTGGTCAATGTGTAGAAGGCACCAGAACCTCCTCTTGGTGTGAGGAGGTGTCCTTTTGTATCACGTGGGGGGCCAGATCTGCCTGCCATTTCCCTGGGTTACATTTACTGTGCTGTATTTCAGATGTTGGTTTCTGgaagtttatttttaagaaactgataCCCAGCTGGGCTGTATTATTGGAAGCTGCAGTTCGTGCTGTGGTTAGCCTTCTGGTCTAAAGCTGTGTCCTGAATATTAGAGATTGGAATTCACTGAAATACAGCAGTGTGTGGAGGTGGTGGCCAGTTAATCTTCTGAACTGGTTTCAACGAATGATAGACCTCTTTTTAAGAAGGTGGAAAagaggcgcctatggctcagtgagtagggcgctggccccatataccgagggtggcgggttcaaacccagccccggctgaactgcaaccaaaaaatagccgggcgttgtggcgggcgcctgtagtcccagctgctcgggaggctgaggcaggagaatcacgaaagcccaagagctggaggttgctatgagtcctgtgacgtcatggtactctactgagggtgataaagtgagactctgtctctacaaaaaaaaaaaaaaaggaaactaccaTAAAAGTAAATTCTCTGTTTTTAATGAATGACTTCTTTACAGAATTTCTGTTTCCAAAGAGAAAACAACTGTTCGTATCCTATGTGTTGATTAGTGTGTGTGTAATGAATGACGTCTTGGTCTAACCTGCGGAAACTCTTCTCTCTGTGCCCTGGAGTGGGTGTGACTATCTTTCTCCATCTTTTCCATGGGCGATGTTGGCTTTTGGTACCCTGTTTTCTTAGGATTCAGCCTAAGGACCACCCTGGGGACCTTCATCAGTAAGACCAAAATCCCAAGGTGTGGGGAGGGTGGGACAGGGCAGGACTTTTTCCTCTAAGCACACACTGGGCAGGTGGTGAAGGGAAGGCTTGCACCCCCACTAAAAAGAagtttgtatttttgatgcaAACGTCATTCACACTCCCTATTCTGTAAAGGCAGCTGGCAGCTTCTTGGGAGAAGAACGTGCTCGTCTGTTCTCTGGCATCAGGTTTCCTGCAGCTGCTctgggagagagacagggagctGCAAGGCTGTCTGCTCATAAAACCAGGCATTTCAGAGGAGGGACGTTTCATGTTGTCAGTGTGGAATCTGGGATGAGCACAGAGCTCCTGCCCACACAAGACTGCCCTGCCATTCCATCATGTTTTGTGAAGGAGATTGGTCAGTCCAAACTTACTAACTTAGGAAAATTCACTTAGAATGTTATCAGAGAGATTTCTTACTGAGACCAAAAAATGTTTCACCCCACAGGAACTATTAGGAGCCACTTAGGGGTAAATATTAGCTTTGCTCATAGAATGAGCATCTCTGAGAAAGTGGCCCAGGAGCAACATGGAAGACTGGGATGGGAAGCACTAACCAGGCTCCAAGGCTGTGGGCAGAGAGCTTGCTACATGGACGTACTGACtttgaaaatggaaaggaagaatgtGATAGTCcaaaaataaagtaatgttttAGTTTGGATTTAGGATTTGGGTActtattttgaaattctaatgTTTCTGATCAATAATATTAAACTCTAATATGCCAAGTAATGGAAACGATAGTGTGATTGTGTAAGAGAATAAATTGAAAGGCCAACTTCCTAGTTTTGCTTCATTAGTTTCACTTTTTTCACTCTCCCCATTGTGCTAGGAATGGGAGTAGTTGCCTTGCAGATTAAGGCAAAACATCTGTTTTAAACATAGCTGCATTTTTTTGACTCACAGATTGTCCCAGATGGTGGAAATGATAAGACAGAAAAAGGTTCTGCCAAGTCACAGGCTGTTAGATATTGCAGAAGCAAAAAATAGAATATAGGGATCTTCTCAATGAAAGGCCTGGGAGCAAACGGCTTGTGTGGATAAATTAGACACTGTCCTCTGGAAAGGAGTCCATGGTTCTAGGAAAACTAAGAAGCCTACGTGTAGTTAAAAGGGAGAGGCTAGTTACGCAGGTCTTACAGAAAGGACTTAGCCATCTGATGTAGTCGGCTTTACTGGGAGAATGATCAGGGTGGTAAAACTGTGTtcttaggccaggtgcggtggctcacatctgtgatcctagcactatgggaggctgaggtgggtggatgcctgggctcacaggtttgagacaacctgagccagagtaagaccttgtctcttaaaaaaataaataaataaacagccgggcattgtggtgggcacctgtagttccagctactcgggaggctgaggcaagagaattggttaagcccaagagtctgaggttactgtgacctgggatgccatggcactctaccaagggcaacaaagtgagactctgtctcaaaaagacaaataaataaaagtgtgttCTTCTCTCAAGAGATTGGTTACAAGCAAAAGGGACCACCTTGACAGACCCAGCCCAGCCACACAGGTTTAGAGTTCTCTAGAGGTCGAATGTTGGGCTTTTAAGGCACATTGATCGCCATAAACAATCAGAAGTCATTTCGGTCCAGGCCCAGGTATTCGGGTGGTGACCCAGCCAGGTAATAGT
It contains:
- the IL17RD gene encoding interleukin-17 receptor D isoform X2, which codes for MAPWLQLCSVFFTVNACLNGSQLAVAAGGSGRTRVADTCGWRGVGPASRNSGLHNITFRYDNCTTYLNPVGKHVIADAQNITVSQYACHDQVAVTILWSPGALGIEFLKGFRVILEELKSEGRQCQQLILKDPKQLNSSFKRTGMESQPFLNMKFETDYFVKVVPFPSIKNESNYHPFFFRTRACDLLLQLDNLACKPFWKPRNLNITQHGLDMQVSFDHAPHSFGFRFFYLHYKLKHEGPFRRKMCKQEQNTETTSCLLQNVPPGDYIIELLDDTNATRKVVQYSLKPVHSPWAGPIRAVAITVPLVVISAFATLFTVMCRKKQQDEESSESSTYTAALPRERLWPRPKVFLCYSSKDGQNHMNVVQCFAYFLQDFCGCEVALDLWEDFSLCRDGQKEWVIQKIHESEFIIVICSKGMKYFVDKKNYKHKGGSQGSGKGELFLVAVAAIGEKLRQAKQSSSAALSKFIAVYFDYSCEGDVPVVLDLSTKYKLMDHLPQLCSHLHSRDHSLQEPGQHLGHGSRRNYFRSKSGRSLYVAICNMHQFIDEEPDWFEKQFVPLHPPPLRYQEPVLEKFDSGLVLNDVICKPGPENDFCLKAEASILGVTGSADLIPESQHMGLDEDAEARATSDGGSTLQPLLHMVKAGSSSDMPRDSGIYDSSVPSSELSLPLMEGLSTDQTETSSLTESVSSSSGLGEEEPPALPSKLLASGACKAELGCCSYTDELYAVAPL
- the IL17RD gene encoding interleukin-17 receptor D isoform X1, with protein sequence MAPWLQLCSVFFTVNACLNGSQLAVAAGGSGRTRVADTCGWRGVGPASRNSGLHNITFRYDNCTTYLNPVGKHVIADAQNITVSQYACHDQVAVTILWSPGALGIEFLKGFRVILEELKSEGRQCQQLILKDPKQLNSSFKRTGMESQPFLNMKFETDYFVKVVPFPSIKNESNYHPFFFRTRACDLLLQLDNLACKPFWKPRNLNITQHGLDMQVSFDHAPHSFGFRFFYLHYKLKHEGPFRRKMCKQEQNTETTSCLLQNVPPGDYIIELLDDTNATRKVVQYSLKPVHSPWAGPIRAVAITVPLVVISAFATLFTVMCRKKQQENIYSHLDEESSESSTYTAALPRERLWPRPKVFLCYSSKDGQNHMNVVQCFAYFLQDFCGCEVALDLWEDFSLCRDGQKEWVIQKIHESEFIIVICSKGMKYFVDKKNYKHKGGSQGSGKGELFLVAVAAIGEKLRQAKQSSSAALSKFIAVYFDYSCEGDVPVVLDLSTKYKLMDHLPQLCSHLHSRDHSLQEPGQHLGHGSRRNYFRSKSGRSLYVAICNMHQFIDEEPDWFEKQFVPLHPPPLRYQEPVLEKFDSGLVLNDVICKPGPENDFCLKAEASILGVTGSADLIPESQHMGLDEDAEARATSDGGSTLQPLLHMVKAGSSSDMPRDSGIYDSSVPSSELSLPLMEGLSTDQTETSSLTESVSSSSGLGEEEPPALPSKLLASGACKAELGCCSYTDELYAVAPL